One Vulpes lagopus strain Blue_001 chromosome 18, ASM1834538v1, whole genome shotgun sequence DNA window includes the following coding sequences:
- the LOC121478414 gene encoding cytochrome c oxidase subunit 7B, mitochondrial-like yields the protein MAKTKQNKTKNALSHLQVQRIQQTIARWRHQKRTPDFHDTYGNAVLAKETIFCVAYTATQTGIEGDLFPVGRVTPKEWRDQ from the coding sequence atggccaaaacaaaacaaaacaaaacaaaaaatgctcTAAGTCATCTCCAAGTTCAAAGGATTCAGCAAACAATAGCAAGATGGAGGCACCAGAAACGGACACCTGATTTCCATGACACATATGGTAATGCTGTATTAGCTAAAGAAACCATTTTCTGTGTTGCATATACAGCAACACAAACTGGAATAGAAGGGGACCTATTCCCTGTTGGCAGAGTTACCCCAAAGGAATGGAGAGATCAGTAA